From a region of the Methanoculleus receptaculi genome:
- a CDS encoding Coenzyme F420 hydrogenase/dehydrogenase, beta subunit C-terminal domain, translating to MAAKGDMLYAWTTSPDIAGVAECGGAVTGLLKYALENDIVDAVLAVKKGVDIYDAVPTLITDPADMAETAGSLHCGTLLLSKLLKRYLDGAENMRIGITVKGCDAMGLYELAKRNQVNLDNVLMIGVNCGGSVSPVTARKMIREKFGVDPNDVVKEEIDKGQFIIQTKDGQHKGISMDELEDEGYGRRPNCRRCKMKIPRQADLACGNWGVIGDKAGKATFVEVCSDKGADLLNMAVKAGAIATEPANPKGVEIRGKVENSMLKLGDKWRKRYFEGLGEGKERLQKIMEESSRCTKCYACIEHCPICYCVECSTKKSYLVPPGVLPVPFMFHLIRYAHVADSCINCGQCEEDCPMEIPNSLYMHALQVEMEKMFGHTPGVNLELPVLALVEEHAERERLASTGSDQIFDIFK from the coding sequence ATGGCAGCCAAGGGAGATATGCTATACGCCTGGACGACGAGCCCCGATATTGCCGGCGTCGCTGAGTGCGGCGGTGCGGTGACCGGTCTGCTCAAGTATGCCCTGGAGAACGATATCGTCGATGCCGTGCTGGCGGTGAAGAAAGGTGTGGACATCTACGACGCCGTCCCGACACTGATCACTGACCCTGCAGATATGGCTGAGACGGCAGGCTCGCTCCACTGCGGGACGCTCCTCCTCTCAAAACTTCTCAAGAGGTACCTTGACGGCGCCGAGAATATGCGCATCGGGATCACGGTGAAGGGCTGCGACGCGATGGGGCTCTACGAACTGGCAAAGCGCAACCAGGTCAACCTGGACAACGTCCTGATGATCGGTGTCAACTGCGGCGGTTCTGTCAGTCCAGTGACCGCCCGTAAGATGATTCGCGAGAAGTTCGGGGTCGACCCGAACGATGTTGTCAAGGAAGAGATCGACAAGGGTCAGTTCATCATCCAGACTAAAGACGGCCAGCACAAGGGCATCTCGATGGACGAACTCGAGGACGAGGGATACGGCCGTCGTCCCAACTGCCGCCGCTGCAAGATGAAGATCCCGCGCCAGGCGGACCTTGCCTGCGGCAACTGGGGTGTCATAGGCGATAAGGCCGGAAAGGCGACCTTCGTTGAGGTCTGCTCCGATAAGGGCGCCGACCTCCTGAACATGGCCGTGAAAGCCGGAGCCATTGCAACCGAGCCTGCAAACCCTAAGGGCGTTGAGATCCGCGGGAAGGTCGAGAACTCGATGCTGAAACTCGGCGACAAGTGGCGGAAGCGTTACTTTGAGGGTCTGGGCGAGGGCAAGGAGCGCCTCCAGAAGATCATGGAAGAGTCGTCACGGTGCACCAAGTGCTACGCCTGCATCGAGCACTGTCCGATCTGCTACTGCGTCGAATGCAGCACGAAAAAGTCCTACCTGGTCCCGCCGGGAGTCCTCCCCGTGCCGTTTATGTTCCACCTGATCCGCTACGCACACGTGGCGGACTCGTGCATCAACTGCGGCCAGTGCGAGGAAGACTGCCCGATGGAGATCCCGAACTCGCTCTACATGCACGCTCTGCAGGTCGAGATGGAGAAGATGTTTGGTCACACCCCTGGCGTGAACCTCGAACTCCCGGTACTTGCGCTTGTTGAAGAGCATGCCGAGCGTGAACGGCTTGCCTCAACCGGAAGCGACCAGATCTTCGATATCTTCAAGTAA